One Clarias gariepinus isolate MV-2021 ecotype Netherlands chromosome 5, CGAR_prim_01v2, whole genome shotgun sequence genomic region harbors:
- the atp5mc3a gene encoding ATP synthase membrane subunit c locus 3a, which translates to MYACAKFVSTPALVRSGSRALYRPMSAAVLSRPEVKTEAPAALVPQSPLTQMCLRSFQTSAVSRDIDTAAKFIGAGAATVGVAGSGAGIGTVFGSLIIGYARNPSLKQQLFSYAILGFALSEAMGLFCLMVAFLILFAM; encoded by the exons ATGTACGCCTGTGCAAAATTCGTCTCCACACCTGCCCTG GTCCGCTCTGGATCCCGGGCTTTGTACAGACCCATGTCTGCTGCAGTACTGTCTCGGCCAGAGGTCAAAACAGAG GCTCCTGCTGCTCTGGTGCCCCAGTCTCCTCTCACCCAGATGTGTCTGCGAAGCTTCCAGACTAGCGCGGTGAGCCGTGACATTGACACTGCCGCCAAGTTCATCGGAGCTGGAGCTGCCACTGTCGGTGTGGCTGGATCTGGTGCTGGAATTGGAACTGTCTTCGGCAGTCTAATCATTGGATATGCCAG gaacccATCTCTGAAGCAGCAGCTGTTCTCGTATGCCATTCTGGGATTCGCTTTGTCTGAAGCCATGGGTCTCTTCTGTTTGATGGTTGCTTTCCTTATCCTGTTTGCCATGTAA